The sequence CAGAGAGGTGAGCATCCCGCCCACGGATTTTTCGGAGGGTGATCTGATTGCGCTCTTTCAGCCTTCGGGAAAGACGCAGGGGCCGAAGTTGCGAGAGGCAATGAAAAGCCTTCGACTTGCCCGTCTGGTTCCGACTATCGCTACAAACGGTATTGTCAGAAAAGTCAATCAACCGAAGGCCGCATACCGCCAGGCGCTGAACGACGGGAACAACGCGGCTCTGGTGGATGATCCGAACCAGCCGTTCGACGTAGCCGTCTTGCACCGCCAGATCGTGCAGGAATGTTGCTACCCGGATGCAACAAATAGCTCTGACGCATGGGGGGCACCTTCAAACGAACTGTCGTACTGTTCGTCGCTGCTGACCCGTATCATCGGGGTAGTGAACTCACCGTCGATGGCCTGCGTGTTTCGTCCGTCACCGGATACGTTGATGCTTTCGGATGCACTCACTTCATTTCTTTTGGATGAAAACAAAACGATCTTTCGGTTGTGCCTTAGTTCGATCGGTTACGAGTTCAGTGCGCGAGAAGTGATTACAAATGCGATTGGCCGCATGCTGCTTCTGAAGGCGAGACGCGAAGAATTCCGCGAGCGTCCCATCCTTGTTGTTCTCGATGAAGCGCATAATTTTCTTGGCAAGTCAGTCGGCACTGAAGATTACGCAATGAGTCTTGATGCGTTCGAGCTTATTGCGAAAGAGGGCCGGAAATATGGTCTCAACGTCTGTCTTGCAACACAACGTCCTCGAGACATTACAGAAGGGGTCCTCAGCCAGATGGGCACGTTGCTGGTCCATCGTTTGACGAACGACCGCGACCGGGATGTCGTTGAGCGGGCATGTGGCGAAATTGACAGATCCGCTGCTGCGTTTATCCCCAACCTCAAACAGGGAGAAGTGGCGCTTGTCGGCGTTGATTTCCCGATTCCTGTCACCATTCAGATCATTCCGCCGTCTCAACCACCTAAGTCCGATGGACCGAGTTTCCAGAGGTTGTGGCGTCGTGGCGCCTGAATGATTGTTTAACACGGCGATTTGGCTTGGCGTTCAACGTTGCGCAAAGCCGGACGATGCAGCTACGGATTCTCGGCGGGGAGAACGGATATGCCGATCATGACGAGCACCCGTCGCGGCAAGACCTTGACTTGTCAACACTTTATTGTTTGCCTTGCGGATGATTTGAGGCCTTTTTTGAGCTTTGTCAAAAGTTTATGCTTAGCGGAGGTCTCCTTGTTCGCCGATAACTAATTGATTTTAAAGGAATCGTTTTTCAGGACTTTATTGCGATGGAACATTGTAGCGTGAGCAACCAGGTTGGTCACGCTGGTATGAAAGAAAGCCCTCCACTGTGAGGGCTTTTTGTTTTTGCAGCGTGTCGTTTCCCTGTTTCCCTGAACGGATGCCGATGCAAACGTGGCAGGTGGGCATTCCGTCGTATTCCCGCCTCAGTTTGGAACGTCTACACGCACTATCAGCACGGACTATTACTTACGGTTTACCGGGTATTTCTTCCAAAGGGCAAGCTTCGTCAGGCGATCGCATCATGGGGCGTCTCTTGCCGAAAGCCCCGCGTTTCAGCATCGAAAGATTCGTCGCTTCCGACCCCATCGGTTGAGCGAGGCTCGCGCCTTGCTGGCTATGTCCGCAGCGCCTGCTGCCGCTTGCTTGCGATTACCCGCCGCCTGCCGCGTCGCGTGAATTCCGCGCTCCTGTCCTGCTCATCTCTCCGCACCGTCAACCTGTTTCACGATGTTCCCGCCGGTGCGAACCGGTAAACATCGGTAAGAGCCGGCTCGCTATCGTTCCCGAGCGTTCGTCCCCGTTCGCTCAGCCGACGTTTCGTCTCGCTGACGGCATGACGGGGACGCCATCCGGACAACCGTCCGGGTCGACGCGCAATCGATGAAAAAGCGTTACGCCCGGGGGCACGATGGACAGCAAGCAGATTCTGGAACTCGCGACAGCACACCACGTCGCGGGCGAGTTCGGTCCCGCGCGCAAGTTGTACGAAAGCGGGCTCGCCATCGAGCCCGGCAACGCGAACTGGGCGTACCGCCTCGGCGTGCTCGACATGCAATGCGGCGCGTACGACGCCGCGCTCGGCTGGCTCGACAGCGCGTTAAGCCTGGTTCCCGATAACGCGCGTTACCACTTCGTGCGCGGCCAGGTGCTTGCCGGCGCACAACAGTTCACGGCCGCGATTGCCGCTTACCGGCAAGCGCTGGCGCTCGAACAAGAGGCATCGGTCGACGTGCTGTTCGCCTTGGCCGCCGCGCAGCAATCCGTCACCGATTACCCCGCCGCGATCGACACGTACACGTCGGTACTCGCGCTCGATGGCACGCACGCCGACGCGCTCAACAATCTCGGCAACTGTCACCGTCAACAAGGCGACGCGGAGCACGCGGAAGCCGCGTACCGGCGCGCGCTCGACGCACAGCCCGGCGACGCCAACGCGCTGACCAATCTCGGCACGCTGCTCGAAGCGCTCGGCCGTCTCGACGAAGCGCTCGTGCTGCTCGAAGCGGCGGTGCAGGCCGCGCCTGAGTCGCCGTGCGGACTCGTGAATCTTGGCGTCGCGTTGCATCGGCGCGGCGATTTCGCGCGCGCGGTGGACTTGCTGACGAGCGCGATCGAGATCGATCCCGTGTTCCCGGAGGCGTCGTATAACCTCGCCAATGCGCTGCACGCGCTCGGCAAGAAGCGCGAAGCGGTGATCCACTATCAACGCGCCATAGCGCAGGCGCCCGCCCACGCGGACGCGTACAACAACCTGGGCATCGTCTATCAGGAAGCCGGATCGCGTGTCGAAGCCGCCAACGCGTTCATCACGGCGATTCAACTGCGCCCAGGTTTCGTCGCCGCGCTTAACAACGCCGCGACGCTGATGCGCACACTCGGCCGTTTCGCCGATGCCGAAGCGCATCTGCGCGAAGCGCTGGCCGTCGAGCCGCATCATTCCGTCACGCATAACAATCTCGGCAACGTGTTGAAAGACCAAGGGCGTCTCGCGGATGGCATCGACAGTTATCGTCGAGCGTTGACCTGCGACCCCTGCAACGTCGTCGCGCACAGCAATCTGGCGTACGCGCTCACGTTTCAGGCGGAACACTCACAGCCGCTGCTGCACGAATGCCGCCGCTGGTCGGCGCGCCATGAAGCGCCGTTTCGCAGCGCGCATCAGCCGCATTCGAACGACCCGACGCCGTCGCGCCGCTTGCGTATCGGCTACGTATCGCCGGATTTTCGCGATCATTGCCAGACGCTGTTCACGCTGCCGCTGCTGTCGCATCACGATCACGAACGCTTCGAGATTTTCTGTTACGCGAGCGTCGCGCGGCCTGACGGTCTGACGC is a genomic window of Paraburkholderia bryophila containing:
- a CDS encoding tetratricopeptide repeat protein; the protein is MDSKQILELATAHHVAGEFGPARKLYESGLAIEPGNANWAYRLGVLDMQCGAYDAALGWLDSALSLVPDNARYHFVRGQVLAGAQQFTAAIAAYRQALALEQEASVDVLFALAAAQQSVTDYPAAIDTYTSVLALDGTHADALNNLGNCHRQQGDAEHAEAAYRRALDAQPGDANALTNLGTLLEALGRLDEALVLLEAAVQAAPESPCGLVNLGVALHRRGDFARAVDLLTSAIEIDPVFPEASYNLANALHALGKKREAVIHYQRAIAQAPAHADAYNNLGIVYQEAGSRVEAANAFITAIQLRPGFVAALNNAATLMRTLGRFADAEAHLREALAVEPHHSVTHNNLGNVLKDQGRLADGIDSYRRALTCDPCNVVAHSNLAYALTFQAEHSQPLLHECRRWSARHEAPFRSAHQPHSNDPTPSRRLRIGYVSPDFRDHCQTLFTLPLLSHHDHERFEIFCYASVARPDGLTQRVASHADVWRDVRNLDDEQLAQTIRDDRIDILVDLTMHMADGRPLLFARKPAPVQIAWLAYPGTTGIGAIDYRLTDPWLDPVGADTMYSERSIRLPDSFWCYDPLTDTPEVNALPALSNGYPTFGCLNNPCKLSDTTFAMWGSVMREVADARLLLMAPEGAARASLVERLGRQDIAAERIAFTPFRPRADYLRTYHLIDVGLDTFPYNGHTTSLDSYWMGVPVVTRVGETAVGRAGLSQSANLGLRELVADSDAQFVDIAVRLARDLPRLGGIRAGLRARLAASPLMDGARFAVHVEAVYLKVWHAWCDQSRRLARSKRERAGDVEIGGEAWSLPSVGIHRPY
- a CDS encoding ATP-binding protein; amino-acid sequence: MTDDDLGKNGALRAELRVGVVSSVQAQSVKVNLAHAGDVGGQYIRSHRYGRGEVGELVLIEAQQGLLLGRLTEVSLPDRDRTEITQDFEGSRQVDAIGFIRLLGSVHAVTLRIQAGIAAYPRLGDRVFSAPAAFVARIPDLTDSGLDTEPPAVSLRLGQVSGESGFPIAVTPEKLFGRHCAILGSTGGGKSWTTARILEECRRYRSKIILLDATSEYRSLAGDDMYHCHVGAPLNTADGSREVSIPPTDFSEGDLIALFQPSGKTQGPKLREAMKSLRLARLVPTIATNGIVRKVNQPKAAYRQALNDGNNAALVDDPNQPFDVAVLHRQIVQECCYPDATNSSDAWGAPSNELSYCSSLLTRIIGVVNSPSMACVFRPSPDTLMLSDALTSFLLDENKTIFRLCLSSIGYEFSAREVITNAIGRMLLLKARREEFRERPILVVLDEAHNFLGKSVGTEDYAMSLDAFELIAKEGRKYGLNVCLATQRPRDITEGVLSQMGTLLVHRLTNDRDRDVVERACGEIDRSAAAFIPNLKQGEVALVGVDFPIPVTIQIIPPSQPPKSDGPSFQRLWRRGA